In Primulina huaijiensis isolate GDHJ02 chromosome 6, ASM1229523v2, whole genome shotgun sequence, a single window of DNA contains:
- the LOC140979755 gene encoding probable leucine-rich repeat receptor-like protein kinase At1g68400 has product MAAGKPNPLMATAFFLLLLLFYCAAAVGNSDIQSLLRFKSIADPNGVVLTSWNSSTDPCTRSWVGVSCLRNRVTHLVLENFNFNGTFPHSLTLLTQLRVLSLKGNGFSGPIPDLSSLTSLKLLFVSHNKFSGEFPVSVALLTKLYRLDLSYNDFSGGIPLGLNRLTHLLTLKLEENLFTGPISGLSLPNLQDFNVSGNRLTGEIPVSLAGFPASSFLNNPALCGPPLKKCKVLSSDPSRPGGAMASPLSPRTTVASSPTAMPMETRPPVKSRSSHRNKISSLALIAIILGDVLVLGLVSLLLYCYFWQNYSHKLLAGKNSGSDAEKIVYSSSPYPNPAQQGNERGKMVFFDGERRFELEDLLRASAEMLGKGGFGTAYKAVLDDGNVMAVKRLKDLNVNGKKEFEQQMEILGRLRHSNLVSLKAYYFARDEKLLVYDYMPNGNLFWLLHGNRGPGRTPLDWTTRLKIAAGAARGLAFIHNPCKSLKLTHGNIKSTNILIDKAGNARVSDFGLSVFASPSLVPKSNGYRAPEAALDGRKLTQKSDVYSFGVLLLELLTGKSPSAVENNGPASGYSGVIDLPRWVQSVVREEWTAEVFDLELMRYKDIEEEMVGLLQIALSCTQATPDQRPKMNYVLKMIEELRGLEVSPHENLDSVSESPSVSEDTCRASE; this is encoded by the exons ATGGCAGCAGGAAAACCAAACCCTTTAATGGCCACGGCCttcttcctcctcctcctcctgtTTTACTGCGCCGCAGCAGTGGGAAATTCCGACATCCAATCCCTTCTTCGCTTTAAATCCATTGCTGACCCCAACGGCGTTGTTCTGACCTCCTGGAACTCTTCAACCGACCCATGCACGAGGTCATGGGTTGGGGTTTCGTGCCTTCGTAACCGGGTTACCCATTTGGTCCTTGAGAATTTCAACTTCAACGGCACCTTCCCGCATTCCCTCACTCTTTTGACTCAGCTCCGGGTTCTGAGCTTGAAGGGAAACGGGTTCTCGGGTCCCATTCCGGATCTTTCGAGCCTAACTAGTCTTAAACTACTCTTCGTTTCTCACAACAAGTTCTCTGGCGAGTTCCCGGTTTCAGTTGCCTTGCTCACGAAACTATATCGCCTCGATCTGTCTTACAACGATTTTTCGGGTGGTATTCCTTTGGGCTTAAACCGGTTGACGCATTTGCTGACGTTGAAGCTGGAAGAAAACTTGTTCACGGGTCCTATTTCTGGTTTGAGCCTGCCGAATCTGCAGGATTTTAACGTTTCCGGTAATAGGCTAACGGGGGAGATTCCTGTTTCTCTGGCCGGTTTTCCGGCATCATCGTTTTTGAATAACCCCGCTCTTTGTGGGCCTCCGTTGAAGAAATGTAAAGTGCTCTCCAGCGACCCAAGCCGGCCCGGCGGGGCAATGGCGTCGCCGCTGAGCCCGAGGACGACGGTGGCGTCATCTCCAACAGCAATGCCGATGGAAACTAGGCCACCTGTTAAATCTAGAAGTAGTCATCGGAACAAAATCAGCTCGTTGGCCTTAATAGCCATAATACTCGGCGATGTTTTGGTTCTGGGATTGGTTTCATTGCTTTTGTACTGCTATTTCTGGCAAAATTATTCACACAAACTGCTAGCGGGAAAGAATAGTGGGTCGGACGCGGAGAAAATAGTGTACTCCTCGAGTCCATACCCAAATCCTGCACAGCAGGGGAACGAGAGGGGCAAAATGGTGTTCTTTGACGGAGAAAGGAGGTTTGAACTGGAGGATTTATTGCGGGCTTCAGCTGAAATGCTAGGGAAAGGTGGATTCGGGACAGCTTATAAGGCTGTACTGGATGATGGCAATGTAATGGCAGTGAAGAGATTGAAAGATTTGAATGTGAATGGGAAGAAGGAATTTGAACAGCAAATGGAGATTCTGGGGAGGCTTAGGCATTCAAATTTGGTGAGCTTGAAGGCTTACTATTTTGCTAGGGATGAGAAGTTGCTTGTTTATGATTACATGCCCAATGGAAACTTGTTTTGGCTACTCCATG GCAACAGAGGGCCCGGAAGAACACCATTAGACTGGACCACAAGATTAAAGATAGCAGCTGGAGCAGCTCGAGGACTGGCCTTCATTCATAACCCATGCAAATCCCTTAAACTTACACACGGTAACATCAAATCTACAAACATTCTTATCGACAAAGCTGGTAACGCCAGAGTGTCCGATTTTGGTCTCTCTGTCTTTGCCTCACCTTCTCTGGTCCCAAAATCCAATGGCTACCGTGCCCCGGAAGCAGCTCTTGATGGCCGTAAACTAACCCAAAAATCTGATGTTTATTCATTTGGAGTACTGTTGTTAGAGCTGCTGACTGGAAAATCCCCCTCAGCTGTTGAAAATAATGGTCCTGCCTCGGGTTACAGTGGGGTTATTGATTTACCGAGGTGGGTTCAGTCTGTTGTGAGAGAAGAATGGACGGCTGAGGTGTTCGATTTGGAGCTTATGAGGTATAAAGACATCGAAGAAGAAATGGTGGGGCTGTTGCAGATAGCGTTGTCTTGTACTCAAGCTACGCCGGATCAAAGGCCGAAGATGAACTATGTGTTGAAAATGATAGAAGAGTTAAGGGGATTGGAGGTATCTCCTCATGAAAATCTTGATTCGGTTTCAGAATCGCCCTCGGTTTCTGAAGACACATGCAGAGCGAGCGAATGA
- the LOC140979756 gene encoding nicotinamide adenine dinucleotide transporter 1, chloroplastic, with product MAAAGGCRSCKEILYDASAGASAGAIAATFVCPLDVIKTRLQVHVLPEIHTSGHRGSVIMTLLRNIVRNEGFRGLYRGLTPTLAALLPNWAVYFTVYGHLKELLHSYEGSSDQLSITSNMIAASGAGAATSIATNPLWVVKTRLQTQGMRQDVVPYKNIVSALRRIVHEEGFRGWYSGLLPSLAGISHVAIQFPSYERIKFHLAKRGNKSSDKLSPGEVAIASSFSKVVASLLTYPHEVVRSRLQEQGQVRNSELQYAGVIDCIKKISRKEGVPGFYRGCGTNLLRTTPSAVITFTSYEMIHRFLSHLSAPDGKHSKPNSNPDTRIKSQKGSETPGENKTLHQSLNPSSNHRTTYIPLHKQAKPDNLTAKH from the exons ATGGCCGCCGCGGGCGGCTGCCGGAGCTGCAAAGAGATCCTATATGACGCCTCCGCCGGCGCCTCAGCTG GTGCTATCGCGGCAACTTTTGTGTGCCCGTTGGACGTGATTAAAACGAGGCTTCAAGTCCATGTCCTGCCTGAAATTCATACTTCTGGCCATAGAG GAAGTGTAATTATGACACTCCTGCGAAACATTGTCCGAAATGAAGGTTTCAGGGGACTTTACCGTGGCCTTACACCGACCCTAGCAGCATTACTTCCGAATTGGGCT gtTTACTTCACAGTTTATGGACATCTCAAAGAGCTGCTCCATTCATATG AGGGTAGCAGTGACCAGCTTTCAATTACGTCAAACATGATAGCCGCCTCGGGAGCGGGTGCTGCAACATCTATTGCGACAAATCCTTTATGGGTTGTTAAGACGAGACTTCAG ACACAAGGAATGAGGCAAGATGTGGTTCCCTATAAGAATATAGTTTCTGCTTTGAGACGAATTGTACACGAAGAAGGATTTCGTGGATGGTATAG TGGCCTTCTACCTTCTCTTGCTGGGATCAGTCATGTTGCTATCCAGTTCCCATCATACGAAAGAATAAAATTCCACTTGGCAAAACGAG gaaataagagcaGTGACAAGCTCAGCCCTGGGGAGGTGGCAATTGCTTCGTCATTCTCAAAAGTAGTTGCTTCTTTATTGACTTACCCTCATGAG GTAGTACGTTCAAGGTTACAAGAACAAGGTCAAGTTCGGAATTCTGAATTGCAGTACGCAGGCGTCATCGACTGCATTAAAAAGATATCAAGAAAAGAAGGTGTTCCCGGTTTTTATCGAGGTTGTGGTACTAATCTCTTGAGAACAACTCCATCTGCTGTGATAACATTTACCAGTTACGAAATGATACATAGATTCTTGTCACACTTATCGGCTCCTGATGGAAAGCATTCAAAACCGAATTCTAATCCCGATACTCGAATCAAATCCCAAAAAGGATCCGAAACTCCAGGAGAGAACAAGACATTACACCAATCCCTAAACCCATCTTCTAATCATAGAACCACGTATATTCCTCTACATAAACAGGCTAAACCGGATAATCTAACTGCTAAGCATTGA